DNA sequence from the Paraburkholderia azotifigens genome:
CCTTGCAAAGGTGCTGGTTCGTGCAACCGAGATCGGCCGTGAAACCGATAACGCCTTTAACGTCGGCCTCGGTGACCTGATTGACCGGCGGGGGTTCGGTCCGGGAGGTGTTGGCCAGCCGGGCATGTCGAGCCTGCCAGGAGAAAGGCCGCATAGGCCGATCGGCGAAATACTCGAGGTCGACGTCGCGCAAAGTCGCGCCCGCAAGCGGGCGCCGGTGACGCTCGACCTGTGCGGAATTGCGAAGGGCTTTGGGGTCGATGAGCTGGGCCGTGTGATGGATCACAACGGCATTCAATCGTGGCTCGTCGGAATTGACGGTGAGATGCGCGCACGCGGCACGAAGCCAACCGGGTCTTCCTGGGCACTCGCCATCGAGCGGCCGGAATACACCCGCAGGGAGGCGTTCGCGGTAATTGAAGTCACTGATATTGCGATTGCGACTTCGGGCGACTATCGACACTGGAGTGAATACGAGGGCACGCGCACTTCGCACACGATGGACCCTCGCACAGGTGCGCCCTTGAGGAACGGGATCGCCTCAGTGACGGTGCTCGCGGACACATGCATGGATGCCGACGCGTATGCAACTGCGCTTATGGTGTTAGGCGACAAGCACGGGGTACAGTTCGCCCGCCGCAAACGGTTGAATGCGCTTTTACTAGTACGTGAGGGGAAAGGTTTGGGGGCAATTGGAACGGGCTGCTTTACCAATGGATGAACGTTCCGGTCACATGTCCCGGACAGGTCTGGCACCGTTCGCGTAATGGGTGACATATTGACGGGCGACAAAAGGTTTGCGACGCGTCTTCTATCCGGTCCCGGACCGGCGCGTGCAAGCGTGAGAAACAGCGGCGAGGAGCGATTGAAATGTTGAAGTCTTACCGGGTGCGTGAGCTGCACAGCGCAGCCTGAGCACCCCTGCTTCCCTGGCTCGGGGCCACCGCGAGCCTGTTGGACCCCGTCGATGGCGCGTCCGGTTCCCCGGCGCGCCAGGTCGCAGCGGGTTGCGAACTGCTGGTGCGACTTTATCAGACATACCCAAAGCCGGAATTCGGCCTGACACAGACTGTTATCGATGGACAGACGGTCGCCGTCACCGAAACCGTTGTGATGAATAGGCCGTCTTGCAGACTGCTGCACTTCGAGCGTGCCGCCTGTCGCACGGACCCCGCCGTGTTGCTCGTCGCGCCGCTCTCGGGCCACCATGCGACGTTGCTACGGGAGACGGTAGCGAGGATGTTGCCGGAGTTCGACGACTACATTACAGACTGGTGTGATGCCCGCACGGTTCCGCTAAGCGATGGGCTCTTTGATCTTGACGACTACATCCCATACCTGTGTGACTTCATTGACCACGTCTGGCGCACACAGGTCTATCCGCGCCTGAGTGAGCTGATCCGCCAGCACGACATGTCTCGCGCACCACAGCGATCGCGCGGCTCGATCATGCAACTGTCCCTGCCTGCGTCGCTTTGCGCGCCCTGCGAGTCACCTGGAACTCCTCCACCTGTGGCAAACCTGCAGGCCACAACGGACTTCTGCATGCGTCGTTGCTCGACAGACAAGGCCAACCCTTTTGAACGCAACGAAAACCATGGGCTGATCCGCCGCGTCGGGTTGCCCCTCGTTTATCTGTTCGTTCTCGCGCCCGTGCACCGCTGCGACGCCGCCGTTCTCCGCATTCTCAGTTACGGGGCCATGGTGAATCATCAACCTGCTTTCCGTTGATCGGACGATGCCGGTGCCGCATACCATTGCGCCCGCGGTACAACCACCTCCGTACCACGGTCGGAATCGGGTACGAGACCCTTGGCGACAGGTCGAGGCAATGCTGCGCATAGCCGCGGAACGAACTCAGGGGGTACCCGGCGAGCCGCAGCGGTTCATCCTGCCAGTCAAGCTGGGGGACTTTGCCACCGCTGCGTCAACGTATGCGTACTTGCATTACGTACTTGCGCTCTTTCCCTGGACCCGCTCCATCTCCAACGGCCTGTTCGCGCACTCGCCGACGGCGCGGTGGAACATATGTGCCTTCGGCTCGTCGGGATCGCCCTCGTAGGCAGGGGTCATGATCTGCACGCCGTATTCGTTGAATACATCGAAGATGTGCCGGTGCAGGTCCGCATTGATGCGGGCCATCCCATGCGGGCCACGGATATAGACATTGAGTTCGTAAGCGGCTGGATCATCAGCGTAGCCTGCCCCGGCCATGATCATCGTGACGTTTTCGACAACTTCGGCGCTCAAACGGTCCGCTCGGGAATGAGGCAATGACGCGTCCGCCGCTACCTTTTCGATTCCTCCCCTGATGGCCTCGGCGCGCTCCCCGGCGGGAACATTGGGAACTCTTTGTCTTTTCGCAGACCGACCAGTCACCGAAGGGAATGGCCGCTCGTCGGTGCAATACCGACGCCGGAGTGACCGAGCGACGGTGCGAGTGAATGACGCTTGATGGCCGGCAAGCGTCCGCTCGCCGACCTCGTTTCGATCACACTTCGGTTTGCTCTGCCATTTCCAGCGCGTCATCCACTTCGATCCCGAGGTATCGCACGGTACTTTCCAACTTGGTATGACCTAACAGCAACTGAACTGCACGAAGATTTTTGGTGCGTCGATAGATCAACGAAACCTTTGTACGACGCATCGTATGAGTGCCGTAAGCGGCATCATCGAGTCCGATCGACGCGACCCATCTGTGGACGATGCGGGCATACTGGCGTGTCGACAGATGCGGTGACGCATGCAGCCGGCTTTGAAAGAGATAATCGGCGGGTTTTAGCCCTCGCGTGGCTATCCAGGCCGCGACGCTCTGCCGAGTCTGCTCCGTGATTTCAAACTGCACAGGTCGTTGCGTCTTCTGCTGCATGAATGTTGCACGCGAGACTACGTGCGCTCCCATGCAGATGTCCTGCACTTGCAACCGTGTCAGGTCGCACGCCCGAAGCTTGCTATCGATCGCCAGATTGAACAATGCCAACTCAAGAACATTGGACGACATCTGAAGTCTCGTTCGGATTGCCCAGATTTCACGGAGCTTCAATGGCGGTTTCTGGCCGGTCAACCTGCCCTTGTTCCACGGCACCCGCCGAACGCCTGAACAATTAAGCGTTTCCATATCAACCTCCTTTCCAACGAAGGGAGATCGATTGTGCGCCTCGAAGTGGTCGGTCATCGACCCTATGCGGTCAATGCACGAGAGGTTTCTAACGTCCGCTAGCTATACGTCAGCGGACGGACGCGTCTGGGGATCGCCAACAAGCGAGGCGCCACTCATCGTGTCTCACTGGCGTGCGCCGGTGCGAAAGCGAAGGCCCCTTGGGGATAGGACTCCAATGGAGTGTCGTCCGCGCAGTACGAGAACTCGCGATTCACACGCTCGCTGTCGCCATAGATTTTGGACATGACTTCGCACATCCTCTTCGGATGAAGACTAACCACTCCGAACGGCGGCGCACCACTTTGCACTTGCCTTCCCATAAGCCTGATAACCGGTGCTTCGTGGTCTTTTGCAGCTTCACCTGAAAAAGCGATTGCCCAAGACAGCTCATACAGTCGGTCGCGAGTCGCTAGTGGTATCGGTTTGTCGTCCGGGACCGTGGCAAGAAGTTGATTCATAAGAGACTCTATCTGCGAGAGTGCGCCTGGCTGTCCACCGGCCGCTGCGACTTGCGCCGCGCCAGTTCCGAGCGAGTTCTCGCTGGAAATCTGCTCAAATGCTTCGACTGCATATCGTGCCGATTCGTGCCCAAAGCCTGCCAAAACGGTCATTGCGTATGGCCGAATATCGCCGTCGATTTGTCCACCGCTATCGTCGTCGATTACCGGCCGTGGAAAAAACGCTACTCTCGCCACGGCATCGACGACATTAACGGGCGGAGGCTGCAAATGGGAGGCTAGCCTCAGCTCATGGCGGTCAAACCTGCCCTTGTCGAGGGCGCTTCCCGCGAATGCCGCGGCAACACGGCCATAAATCGCTGCTGGAGTACACACCCTCGCTCCAAGCTTCCCCGGACTCCCACGATACAGGTCCTCACTGAGCGACTGTTCGGCTCCAATGGCGAGCCAGTCGGGCGAGTGCGGCGCTACATGTTCCAGAGTTGAAGCGGCAATTTCAAAGTGCTCGTTCTCTTTGATATTCGCTGAAACACATTGGGGATTTTTCCAGATTGGCATGGCAGGCATCGCCCTTAGCGTTCGCGACACCGTCTCCCGAGCGACCGTCCGATGGTGCCCAATCCCGAACCCCGCAAGAAACGTCAATACGAATCCAGCCAGAACATATTTGCGGTCCATTTCCCCGTTGCCCCCGACATCAGCTAATTTTTTGCATTGGAGTTCGGCCCAGCGCAATTTAAAGATTTTAGGTGCGGAAATCGAGCGACCGATCCTGGCCGATGCCGCGAATATGCCACATGTGTGCGAACACGAATGTTCGCTTCGATACCAATTTCGGTCCTTCGGCGCGACAATGCCATCGTCTCTTCTTGGCCGGTTTCCCCCGTTCGACGATGGCGTCACACAGTTGCCGCTGTCGTATGCACATGCATCAGCGCAGACGCTTGATTGCCGCGGCAAGCGGTTGTGCCCTCGACCAATAATCGCCCCACGGGTCATGTGACTGAAAGCTAAGGTATTCGCGTGCTGTCTGGACATTCCACTGAGCTCCGCTTTTGAGTTCGGTGAGTTGTTCCATCGAAACTTCCATTCCGGGTCGTGCGCGCGCTGAAAATGCCGCTGCGGTCGTCTGCCCCATTCCATTTCGCAGGTAGTCCACGTACACCTTGCCGACCCGGTTTGAAGCACCGGATACCGCAGAGAAGCGCTCTGGAATCGTCTTGGTGAGATATCGCACGAAGTACTGTGAAAACGACTTGACTGCGTCGTAGCTCAATCGCGATGACAACGGCACGACGACATGCAATCCTTTCCCGCCGCTTGTCTTCAGCCATGCCTCCAGGCCAAGTTCGGAAAGCAGCACCCGCAAGAGCAGTGCGGCTTCCTGTATGTGCTTCCATTTCCCCCCATCGCCCGGGTCAAGGTCGAAAATTGCGTATTTCGGACGAACGTGACCGGCCGTTTCGGGATGGTGACCGGCGATTTCGGCAACGTGACCGATCATTTCGGAAACGTGACCGAGCGGACCGGAAGGCGGGATTGGCGTTGCGCATGACATCAACCACGCGGGCTATGCTCGCCGGCTTTGGCCGGAGAGACGATGCCCGCGCACCGGATGAACATGCGCATGATCAAGGACGTTTTACGACTTAAATTCGACGGCGGCTTCTCGCACGATCGGATCGCCGCATCACTGGGCATATCCAAGGGCGTGGTCACGAAGTACATCGGACTAGCCAGTGCCGCCGGGCTGGACTGGGCAAGCGCCTGCGATATGGATGAAGGCGAACTCGAGCGGCGGCTGCTCGGCAAGCCCACGGGCCAGCAGCCTATGCCCAGCCCGACTATGGACGCATCCATCAGGAGCTGCGTCGCAAGGGCATGACGCTGACGTTGCTATGGGAGGAATACCAGGCTGAGTTCGCGGACCGGCAGACCTACCGCTATACGCAGTTCTGTGGGCACTACAAGGCGTTCACAAAACGCCTGAAGCGCTCGATGCGTCAGATTCATCGCGCCGGCGAGAAGCTGTTTGTCGACTTCGCCGGCCCCACGTTGCCACTGACGACTGGACGCCGCGCGCACATCTTCGTAGCGGCTATGGGCGCATCGAGTTACACGTTCGCATGTGCGACGCCGGCCGAGACAATGGAGGACTGGCTGGGCGGGATCGCTCGCGCGCTGACCTTCTATGGTGGTGTGCCGCAGTTGATCGTCCCGGATAACCCGCGTGCGATGATTGCCGATCCCGATCGCTATGAACCTCGCGCCGGCGACACTGTGCTGGACTTCGCGCGTCACTACGGCACATCATTCCTTCCTGCGCGCGTATATCGTCCGCAGGACAAACCGAAGGTAGAGGTTGCGGTCCAGGTGGTCGAACGCTGGATCATGGCGCGCCTGCGTCATCACCGGTTTGACTCGGTCCACTCGGTCAATGAGGCCATCTGCCCGCTGCTCAGGAACCTGAATGAGAGGCCATTCCAGAAGCTGCCGGGATGTCGTGCCAGCGCGTTCGCCCAGCTGGACGCGCCGGCACTGCAGCCGCTGCCGGCACAGCCCTATGAGCTCGCGCGCTTCAAGACCGTGACGGTTCACATTGACTATCACGTCGAGATCAACAAACACCGCTACAGCGTGCCGCACGCGCTGGTCGGCCTCAAGCTCGATGCGCGTATCACGGCGGGCACTGTCGAACTGCTACATCGCGGTCGCCGCGTCGCCAGCCACGCACGTAACGATCGCGCAGGCAGCTATACCACTGTTGTCGAGCACATGCCTGCGGCACACCGCGCTCATCTGGAATGGACGCCGCAGCGGCTGATTCATTGGGGACAGCAGATCGGCGCGGCAACCGGCGCGCTCGTCACCCGGCTGCTGCAGGAGCAACGCCATCCGGAACACGGCTATCGGGCGTGCCTTGGATTGCTGTCGCTCTCACGTCGCTATGGCCGTGACCGTCTCGAAGCCGCCTGCGCGCTGGCGCTGGAACTGGGCGTACACCGTTACCGCCACGTGCGCGACATCCTGGTCAACAACCGCGACCGGGCGGCGGTGGTAACGCCTGCCGACTGGACCAGCCCGAGCCACGCGCATGTACGCGGCCCCAGCTACTACCAATAAAGAAGACCACCATGATGATGCAACAGACACTGACGCAATTGCGCACCCTGAAGCTGGACGGCTTCGCTGACGGCCTGGAAGAACAATTGACGCAGCCCGGTGCGGCCAGCCTGAGCTTCGAGGAACGCCTGTCACTGCTGGTCGACCGGGAAGCCAGCTGGCGTGATGATCGCCGTCGTACCCGATTGCTCAAGCAGGCGCGCCTCAAATATCCGCAGGCCGCTATTGAGGATCTCGACACGCGCGCTGGCCGTGGCGTCGATCCGCGCTCGCTCACGAGCCTCGCACTCGGTGACTGGGTGCAAGCGGGCTACAGCCTGCTCATAAGCGGCCCAACTGGCGCGGGGAAATCGTGGCTCGCTTGCGCCCTGGCCCAATACGCTTGCCGGCGCGGGCATTCAGCCTTGTATCTGCGCGTGCCGCGACTTGGCGAGGAGCTTCGCGTTCTGCACGGCAACGGCGGCTTCACAAAATGGCTGCTGCAGGTTGCCCGCGTCGACGTGCTTCTACTGGACGATTGGGGAATGGCGCCCCTCGATGCGATGGTTCGAAACGATCTGCTCGAGATGATCGATGACCGCTCGGCGGGAAAGGCGACCATCGTCACCAGCCAGTTACCGATTGAGCACTGGCATGGATGGATCGGCGACGAGACTATCGCCGACGCAATGCTCGACCGCCTCATGCAGCGTCATCATCGGATCACGCTTACCGGTGAATCCCTCAGAAAGGCATCCCCAAAACCCAACGTCCTGGAGCCCGAACTCGACCAGAACTAACAAGGAAATCTACAATCAACACCGCGCAATGCCAAACCCCGCCGAATCGGTCACGTTCCCGAAATCGGCGGTCACGTTCGCCGAAATACGCAAAAATGACCCGGTCGGGGCTGTCAAGCTTCGAGACCGTTGAGTTCCATGTGTGCAGTTCGACCACATTCATCTGCGCTGCCGACAGCAACGCGTCCACTGTGTCGACGGTCAGTAGTGGCGGATGCTTCGGCCAGAGGTCGCGGCTGTGGGCCGTCAGTCCCGGCATCGCCGTTCGCTCGGCGTGCTTCTGGAAAAAAAGTTCGCCGCCGGCGATACCCGAGGGCGCACGAACCATCGCAACGGGTCGGTCTTTCAGGTGAGGCGACATCCAGTCCGGAACGCTCGCGTAGTAGCCGACCAGGTCCGCCTTCGTGATGCCAGTCGAGGGGGGCGACGATTCGCTCAGGATGGCTGATTTTCAGCTGAGGCAGATGTTCGGGTGGCTGCGTTTTGCCTCCCTCGCGGACGACGCTGTCGGCCGGCTTGTCCAGGCGCAGCCCCTTGAAGGACGCCCGACGGGGTTAGCGTACTTCTCGCACAAACGCTGGCGGTAAGCGCGTAAAACATCCATTTAACCAATGACTTGCAAATCGCACCATCGCGCAAAACGCCTGAGCCCGTAAAACCTTGCTGGGAGCCGGTTCGGCGTCATGTAACCGCCATTTTCAGCACGAGAAGTATGCTTACCCCATGCTACTCTGCTCCAGCTCAGCAGCCCGCGGTCGCGCTTCAATCGGGCCGCGCGTTACTCTCGCCGCAGCCCTTCGCTTCAGCTTTCAACCACGCAATAAACTGTGTGGCAACACCGCTCAACGCCTGGTTCCGGCGAGTCAGTATGTGATACGCATGCCAGTGGGGCATCGTCATCTCCGGGAACGGGGTGACGAGTTCCCCCCTTCGCAGTTGCTGTTCAATCAATTCGACCGCGCAAAGCGCCACACCATGACCTTGCGCAGCTAACTGCGCCAAGACGTTCGAATCCGTTACTACATGCCCGCGCTCGAAACTAAGCGGAACGTCCGGATACC
Encoded proteins:
- a CDS encoding FAD:protein FMN transferase — encoded protein: MSKTSIENQRASELCRHTFSGATMGTRYSAQCYAPADLDHPSLAAGLERAVQAVDQEMSNWKASSDLTCLNKAGVDVWVPISANLAKVLVRATEIGRETDNAFNVGLGDLIDRRGFGPGGVGQPGMSSLPGERPHRPIGEILEVDVAQSRARKRAPVTLDLCGIAKGFGVDELGRVMDHNGIQSWLVGIDGEMRARGTKPTGSSWALAIERPEYTRREAFAVIEVTDIAIATSGDYRHWSEYEGTRTSHTMDPRTGAPLRNGIASVTVLADTCMDADAYATALMVLGDKHGVQFARRKRLNALLLVREGKGLGAIGTGCFTNG
- a CDS encoding polyhydroxyalkanoate depolymerase, with the protein product MDPVDGASGSPARQVAAGCELLVRLYQTYPKPEFGLTQTVIDGQTVAVTETVVMNRPSCRLLHFERAACRTDPAVLLVAPLSGHHATLLRETVARMLPEFDDYITDWCDARTVPLSDGLFDLDDYIPYLCDFIDHVWRTQVYPRLSELIRQHDMSRAPQRSRGSIMQLSLPASLCAPCESPGTPPPVANLQATTDFCMRRCSTDKANPFERNENHGLIRRVGLPLVYLFVLAPVHRCDAAVLRILSYGAMVNHQPAFR
- a CDS encoding tyrosine-type recombinase/integrase, whose translation is METLNCSGVRRVPWNKGRLTGQKPPLKLREIWAIRTRLQMSSNVLELALFNLAIDSKLRACDLTRLQVQDICMGAHVVSRATFMQQKTQRPVQFEITEQTRQSVAAWIATRGLKPADYLFQSRLHASPHLSTRQYARIVHRWVASIGLDDAAYGTHTMRRTKVSLIYRRTKNLRAVQLLLGHTKLESTVRYLGIEVDDALEMAEQTEV
- a CDS encoding DNA primase small subunit domain-containing protein, producing the protein MIGHVAEIAGHHPETAGHVRPKYAIFDLDPGDGGKWKHIQEAALLLRVLLSELGLEAWLKTSGGKGLHVVVPLSSRLSYDAVKSFSQYFVRYLTKTIPERFSAVSGASNRVGKVYVDYLRNGMGQTTAAAFSARARPGMEVSMEQLTELKSGAQWNVQTAREYLSFQSHDPWGDYWSRAQPLAAAIKRLR
- the istB gene encoding IS21-like element helper ATPase IstB — encoded protein: MMMQQTLTQLRTLKLDGFADGLEEQLTQPGAASLSFEERLSLLVDREASWRDDRRRTRLLKQARLKYPQAAIEDLDTRAGRGVDPRSLTSLALGDWVQAGYSLLISGPTGAGKSWLACALAQYACRRGHSALYLRVPRLGEELRVLHGNGGFTKWLLQVARVDVLLLDDWGMAPLDAMVRNDLLEMIDDRSAGKATIVTSQLPIEHWHGWIGDETIADAMLDRLMQRHHRITLTGESLRKASPKPNVLEPELDQN